The following proteins are encoded in a genomic region of Notolabrus celidotus isolate fNotCel1 chromosome 19, fNotCel1.pri, whole genome shotgun sequence:
- the traf2b gene encoding LOW QUALITY PROTEIN: TNF receptor-associated factor 2 (The sequence of the model RefSeq protein was modified relative to this genomic sequence to represent the inferred CDS: inserted 2 bases in 2 codons), producing the protein MDRISLDCPNSLPGIPLSVLSVPMENXYKCQQCLQVLRKPXQAQCGHRFCVHCFKQLTSSGPKPCEACRQEEIYEEPQSILNSNEAFPDNAAGREIASLPARCLNEGCSWTGSIKEYESQHEGHCEFERIPCEACQASILLSEKERHNERECEARTLNCKYCKMTFHFKDIKAHDEICVKFPLQCKDCGKKKIPREKFNDHSKSCAKMKSACPFSEVGCKSVIENGKLGDHEHSSTMEHLRLLLPMVLSMTRIRADSGPGEWQEDSGLGLYRSPEEGVTMGASAAASGQSVDLEKKVKALENIVCVLNREVERSSVTLEAFSHQHRLDQEKIESLSNRMNQLERTVQMRDLQLAERDQMVRELQFCTFDGIFVWKISDFSRRRQDAVGGRAPAMFSPAFYSSKYGYKMCLRLYLNGDGTGRGTHLSLFFVVMRGKCDALLKWPFSQKVTLMLLDQNNREHIIDAFRPDVTSSSFQRPISEMNIASGCPLFCPLAKLAGKSSYLRDDTIFIKAIVDLTGL; encoded by the exons ATGGATCGAATCTCGTTGGATTGCCCCAACTCTTTACCAGGGATTCCCCTCAGTGTGCTGTCGGTGCCCATGGAGA AATACAAATGTCAGCAGTGTCTCCAGGTCCTGAGGAAGC GTCAGGCTCAGTGTGGCCACCGCTTCTGTGTGCACTGCTTCAAGCAGCTCACAAG CTCCGGGCCAAAACCATGTGAGGCCTGTCGCCAAGAGGAAATCTATGAGGAACCTCAATCCATTCTAAACAGTAATGAA GCATTTCCAGACAATGCAGCAGGTAGAGAAATAGCGAGCCTGCCTGCCAGGTGTTTGAATGAGGGCTGCAGCTGGACAGGCTCTATAAAAGAGTATGAG AGTCAGCATGAAGGTCATTGTGAATTTGAGCGGATACCGTGCGAGGCCTGCCAAGCGTCGATCCTTCTATCGGAGAAGGAGAGACACAacgagagagagtgtgaggccAGAACTCTCAACTGCAAATACTGCAAAATGACCTTCCACTTCAAAGACATCAAG GCCCATGATGAAATTTGTGTGAAGTTTCCCTTACAATGCAAAGACTGCggaaagaaaaagatcccacgaGAAAAG TTCAATGACCACAGCAAGTCCTGCGCCAAGATGAAGAGTGCCTGTCCATTCAGTGAAGTGGGCTGTAAATCTGTG ataGAAAACGGGAAGCTTGGCGACCATGAGCACAGCAGCACCATGGAGCACTTGCGTCTGCTGTTGCCCATGGTGCTGTCCATGACTCGGATACGCGCTGACTCCGGTCCTGGAGAGTGGCAGGAGGATTCTGGTCTGGGCCTGTACAGGTCTCCTGAGGAGGGAGTCACAATGGGCGCCAGTGCTGCAGCCTCCGGGCAGTCTGTGGACCTGGAGAAAAAG GTGAAAGCTTTAGAAAACATAGTGTGTGTCCTGAACCGAGAGGTGGAGCGCAGCTCAGTTACATTAGAGGCCTTCTCACATCAACACCGTTTAGATCAAGAAAAAATTGAAAGCCTCTCCAATAGAATGAACCAGTTAGAGCGGACGGTCCAGATGAGAGACCTGCAGCTGGCTGAACGAGATCAGATGGTGCGAGAGCTCCAGTTCTGCACCTTTGATGGAATATTCGTCTGGAAGATCTCAGACTTCTCTCGCCGGAGGCAGGACGCTGTAGGGGGCAGAGCACCTGCTATGTTCTCTCCAG CCTTTTACTCCAGCAAATACGGATACAAAATGTGCCTGAGGCTGTATCTGAACGGCGATGGGACCGGCCGAGGAACCCACCTCTCACTGTTTTTCGTCGTCATGAGGGGAAAGTGCGATGCGCTGCTCAAGTGGCCGTTCAGTCAGAAG GTGACTCTGATGCTCTTGGATCAGAACAACAGGGAGCACATTATCGATGCTTTCCGGCCTGACGTCACCTCCAGTTCCTTCCAGAGGCCGATCAGTGAGATGAACATCGCTAGCGGCTGCCCACTTTTCTGCCCTCTGGCCAAACTGGCCGGCAAGAGCTCATACCTTAGAGATGATACCATATTCATCA